The nucleotide sequence TCAACGGTAGCGCCAATAGTTGCTTTTATTTGTGTTGCAAAATTTTCTCCTGTGTAGCCAGCATCAACTAGTATATTTTTAACTTCAGATAGGTTTTCTTTAGCATTTTTAACCATTCTCACAGCGCTACTACGATCAGTTATTTCTGCCGTTGTTATATAAATTGCGTGGGGTAAACCTTGTGTATCTACCGCAATATGGCGTTTTATTCCTGAAACCTTTTTGCCTGCATCATAGCCTTTTTCTTCAGCAGTATCTGCATTTTTTACGCTTTGTGCATCAATTATGCAGAAGCTGGTTTTTTCTTTCCGACCATTGTTTTGTCGGACCACGCCAACTATTTTTTTTTAATACCAGCTCCAGAACACTTTCTTTATTTGCATCTGCTTTTTCACTCCACTTCTTAAAATAGTCGTAACAATTCCGCCATTTTGGAAACTCTTTTGGTAACATTCTCCACTGGCAGCCACTTTTTAAGACGTATAACACTCCACAAAATACATGATATAAATCAAGTGTTCTTGGCTTTGTCCTCTTCCTGCAAGACTCCAGATCTGCTACAATAATCTCAAACTTTTCTCGACTTATATCACTTGGATATAAACTTCGCATATCCTACTTTATATACTTTATCCTCTCATTCTATCCCTTTTTTGAGATCACGTACAGGCTCTAAAATACTCTGAAAGCACGGCTTTAGTTATTTACTCTAAATATATTATACGTATACTTGTTATTAAATTAAATTTGAAATGATAAGAAATGAGTGAATTTAAATCGATCCGCAATATTGCAATAATTGCACACGTTGACCACGGAAAAACTACTTTACTTGATAACATGTTAAAACAAAGTGGCACGTTTCGTGAGAATCAAGAAGTTCAAGAACGAGTGATGGATAGTGGTGATCAAGAACGTGAACGTGGGATTACAATACTTGCAAAATGTACGTCAATAATGTGGGGTGATGAGAAAATCAATATCATTGATACACCAGGACATGCGGATTTTGGTGGAGAAGTGGAAAGGGTGCTCTGCATGGCAGATGGTGTATTACTACTGGTTGATGCTGCAGAAGGTCCAATGCCACAGACTAAGTTTGTGTTGTCAAAAGCACTAAAGGCAAATTTAAAACCGATTGTGATAATCAATAAGGTTGATCGACCAGACAGCAGAATTGATGAAGTACTAAATGAAATATATGAGTTATTTTTTAACCTTGATGCAACCAACGAGCAACTAGATTTTCCAGTACTCTATGCTTCAGGTAGAAATGGTTGGTGTGCTAAGGAGCTATCTGATGAGAGAAAAGATTTAAGCCCATTATTTTCAACGGTGATAGATTACATAAAACCTTCCGTTTATGATCAAAATGCACCTTTTGCTATGCTAGTTACTTTACTTGAATCTGATAAATTTCTTGGCAGAATATTGACAGGAAAGATTTACCAAGGAATCGCGCAAGTTAACTCAGATCTTAAGGTAATTGATCTTGATGGTCAAGTGGTTGAGCGAGGGAGATTAACTAAGTTACTCTCATTTTCTGGTTTAAAACGTATTCCGGTAGAGCAAACTGTAGCAGGTGACATAATTGCCATTGCAGGACTTGAGAAAGCTTCAGTTTCAGACACTATAGCAGCACCAGAAGTTACAACTGCGATCAGCTCAACTCCAGTTGACCCGCCAACGATGGCGATTACTATAAGCGTTAATGACTCACCTTTTGCTGGGCAAGAGGGAACAAAACTTACCTCAACTGTTATAAAAGATCGTTTATATGCAGAAGCAGAA is from Wolbachia endosymbiont (group B) of Hofmannophila pseudospretella and encodes:
- the typA gene encoding translational GTPase TypA, yielding MSEFKSIRNIAIIAHVDHGKTTLLDNMLKQSGTFRENQEVQERVMDSGDQERERGITILAKCTSIMWGDEKINIIDTPGHADFGGEVERVLCMADGVLLLVDAAEGPMPQTKFVLSKALKANLKPIVIINKVDRPDSRIDEVLNEIYELFFNLDATNEQLDFPVLYASGRNGWCAKELSDERKDLSPLFSTVIDYIKPSVYDQNAPFAMLVTLLESDKFLGRILTGKIYQGIAQVNSDLKVIDLDGQVVERGRLTKLLSFSGLKRIPVEQTVAGDIIAIAGLEKASVSDTIAAPEVTTAISSTPVDPPTMAITISVNDSPFAGQEGTKLTSTVIKDRLYAEAETNVAITVTLAPSGEAFEVGGRGELQLGVLIENMRREGFELSVSRPRVLFKEEDGKKLEPIEEVVIDVDDEYSGIIMEKLSFRKGEVTDMRPSGSGRTRLTFLVPSRGLIGYQGEFLTDSRGTGIINRLFHSYAPHKGSISGRRNGVLISTDKGEAVAYAIFNLQDRGIMFVKPQDKVYCGMIVGQHSRDNDLEINVLKGKQLTNVRASGSDEAIKLTPPKIMTLEDMIAYIDDDELVEVTPKSIRLRKKFLDPNERKRAGRAKNKE
- a CDS encoding IS5 family transposase (programmed frameshift) yields the protein MRSLYPSDISREKFEIIVADLESCRKRTKPRTLDLYHVFCGVLYVLKSGCQWRMLPKEFPKWRNCYDYFKKWSEKADANKESVLELVLKKIVGVVRQNNGRKEKTSFCIIDAQSVKNADTAEEKGYDAGKKVSGIKRHIAVDTQGLPHAIYITTAEITDRSSAVRMVKNAKENLSEVKNILVDAGYTGENFATQIKATIGATVEVIKRNELHTFVVLPKRWVVERSFAWLQKCRRLWKNCERKLNTSLQMVVLAFAALLLKRL